CTCACTTGAATTTTAACCCGATCATGAGCTACACTGTCAAGTAGAAAAAGCTTTCGAACGCCAAAAAGCGAGGTACCCGACATGTCCAAATTTCGCTATGCCCTGCTGGAGCTGAACGGATCCATCGAATTTGTGGAAATGCCTTCCTCCCACATGTATCAATTGACCGCCCTGAATCAGCGGCTTCATAAAGAACTCGGCAAGCTGACCGCCGGCAATGTGCCGAGCCTGCCTGCCGTTATCGCCGAATTCGATCAGCTCGAGATCGTAAGTCCGAAATACGCCGTGACCGGCGGACTCGATTATATCAATCAGCTCGAGCGGACATTCTCCTCCATCCGGGAGAAGGAATACCCGCTCATTTCGCTGCTTACCGAGATTCGGGCGCTCCAGGCCCAGCTCGAGCAATGGTACGAGGAAGAAGAGCTGGTCTAGGCCCGGGATAATTGCCGGGACATGCACTTTATGGCCCACCTTCCCATATGCTAATACCAACTAGCTGGGGTGGGAAGGGGTTATGCGCGATGCCGCAATGGTTATGCAACCAATTGATGCGTGCTTTTCAAAATAAAAACCGCCGGCAAATTCGACTTTTGAACGATTGCTGGTTTTTTTACCGGACCCGTAAAACCGGTTCCGCGGAGGAATCTTCTCTTCAATCCTAAACACGACAAAAATAGAGCATGAGAGTAGAACGAATCTATCTCATGCTCTATTTTTCTTTTCAAGCGGCTCTGCCCTACAGCTCAAGGCTTTTTCATCGTCAGGCTGACGCGGCCTTTTTTGAGATCGACACCCAGCACCCACACGGTAACCGTGTCACCCACAGATACGACATCCATCGGATGTTTGACATAGGAATCGCTCATTTGCGAAATATGGACGAGTCCGTCATTTTTGATCCCGATATCGACGAACGCACCGAAGTCGATGACGTTGCGCACGGTCCCTTTCAGCTCCATGCCCGGAGTCAAATCTTCGATTTGCAGCACGTCGGTGCGGAAAATCGGCTTCGGCAGCTCGTCGCGCGGATCGCGTCCGGGACGCTGCAAGCTGTCGATAATATCGCGCAAAGTAGGGACGCCGACTCCCAGCTTCGGCGCAATTTGCTCCGGCTCGATATTTTGCAGCATTTCCTTCAGCCGATCCGACCCGAGCCCGGACAGCTCCAGCTTCAGCTCCTTGAACAGCTTGTCCACCACGTCGTACGACTCCGGATGGATCGGCGTATTGTCGAGCGGATTTTGGCCTTCTCCGATGCGCAGAAACCCTACGCACTGCTCAAAAGCTTTCGCCCCAAGGCGGGGCACCTTTTGCAGTTGGGCGCGGCTTACGAACTTGCCGTTTTCCTCGCGGAATTTGACGATGTTTTTCGCCAAAGTGCTGTTGATGCCGGAGACGTACGATAAAAGCGAAGGAGACGCCGTATTGACGTCGACGCCGACATGGTTCACCGCCGACTCGACGACCGCCCCAAGGCTTTCCTCCAGACGTTTTTGCGAAACGTCATGCTGGTATTGACCTACACCGATGGATTTCGGATCGATTTTGACGAGCTCGGCCAGCGGGTCCTGCAGACGGCGCGCGATCGAGATCGCGCTGCGCTCCGCAACGTCCAGATCCGGAAATTCCGTCTGCGCCAGCTTGGATGCGGAGTAGACGCTCGCTCCCGCTTCGTTCACGATCAAATACTGCAGCCGGCGTCCCTTCATCTCGCCGATAAAATCCGCGACAAACTGCTCCGTTTCCCGGGATGCCGTCCCGTTGCCAATGACGATGGTATCGATGTTGTATTTTTCAACGAGCTGCTTGAATTTCTGCTTCGCTTCGGCTACCTTGTTGTTCGGAGGGGTCGGATAAGTGACGGCCACCTCGAGCATTTTGCCGGTATCGTCGACGACGGCGACTTTACAGCCTGTCCGATACGCCGGGTCGACGCCGAGCACCGTTTTGCCTTTTACCGGCGGCTGCAGCAGC
The window above is part of the Paenibacillus hamazuiensis genome. Proteins encoded here:
- a CDS encoding Tex family protein, with the protein product MSKEQVEAVETSGAQHELTEEMKAAIQERILKQIAAELQLSPGKVKTTVGLLDEGNTIPFIARYRKEMTGELDENQLRDIEERLNYLRNLESRKLEVIRLIDEQGKLTDELRASIEQSVKLQEVEDLYRPYRQKRKTRASVAKEKGLEPLAEWIMSQPRQGNPEAEAAKYVNAEKGVQTAEEAVQGAMDIIAENIADDAKVRAWVRRYTHDHGILHTEAKNKEQESVYEMYYQYSEPVRKLPPHRILAINRGEREEVLKVSLEVPVEKIHEYIGRQYIKGNSVVKDTLLAVVEDAYKRLIAPSIEREVRNEMTEKAEEKAIEVFSANLRNLLLQPPVKGKTVLGVDPAYRTGCKVAVVDDTGKMLEVAVTYPTPPNNKVAEAKQKFKQLVEKYNIDTIVIGNGTASRETEQFVADFIGEMKGRRLQYLIVNEAGASVYSASKLAQTEFPDLDVAERSAISIARRLQDPLAELVKIDPKSIGVGQYQHDVSQKRLEESLGAVVESAVNHVGVDVNTASPSLLSYVSGINSTLAKNIVKFREENGKFVSRAQLQKVPRLGAKAFEQCVGFLRIGEGQNPLDNTPIHPESYDVVDKLFKELKLELSGLGSDRLKEMLQNIEPEQIAPKLGVGVPTLRDIIDSLQRPGRDPRDELPKPIFRTDVLQIEDLTPGMELKGTVRNVIDFGAFVDIGIKNDGLVHISQMSDSYVKHPMDVVSVGDTVTVWVLGVDLKKGRVSLTMKKP
- a CDS encoding hydrolase/acyltransferase codes for the protein MSKFRYALLELNGSIEFVEMPSSHMYQLTALNQRLHKELGKLTAGNVPSLPAVIAEFDQLEIVSPKYAVTGGLDYINQLERTFSSIREKEYPLISLLTEIRALQAQLEQWYEEEELV
- the cmpA gene encoding cortex morphogenetic protein CmpA, which produces MPQWLCNQLMRAFQNKNRRQIRLLNDCWFFYRTRKTGSAEESSLQS